The nucleotide sequence ggaaggggggagaatgaggacctgatgccaagggcataagtggagagcaaatgttttgagaatgatgagggtaatgaatgtacagatgtgctttacacaattgatgtatgtatggattgtgatgagttgtatgagcccctaataaaacgattaaaaaataaaatatagttcACGACAACCCATATTTGTTACATAGATGTCTTTAATGCAAAAGCCAGATTTTGTCACTGTTGAAGATTGCGGTAAACCCTCAAGGAGTTTCCCATGTTGTCAACGTAGAAATTGTTATCCTGGTATAGTGTCCAGCAGGCACATATCAAAACGAGAATCCCAAGTTTTGTTTGGCTTTCAGAATTAGAATTACCAATCAACTATTTTTAagtgaaaataaatttaaaataaaaataattttatttaatttaaaaattatttttaataaataaatgctGGCGAACAATTATTCAACATTATTTTATAgcataaatacattttaataagGCAACTATAATGGCAACATTAAGCAAGTGACAGCTTAGTGACTTTAAGTATGTTTCTCATATTTTTCAACCACTCATTTCATAATGGGCTATGAATTGACCTGCTTATCACAGgatgggtggtttgaacccaacagTGGCTCTTAgagagatagatgaggctgtctacttctgtaaatatttaaaattccaGAAACCtgaagagacagttctactctgtcctataaggtcactgtgagtcagaattggtcctgtggcagtgaatttggttttgtgagACCATAATATATTTCCACATTTTTCCATCTACTTTAAGAGAAATCAGTGTCCTAGCAGATAGCCTCTCCTTTTCTGTCTCTGTTATCTACCCATTCATTGTATGCAACCAAACCCCCTGACATTGTGTAGACTCAAACACTACCTAGTCTTGCTCTATTCTCACAATtattatatttgaacccatttttCCCCTTGGGGGTCTTCTTCTTTCATGGATTTTACCAAGAAATGCACCATGTGCTTTTCCAAAGACTAGTTCCTCCTAATAACGTGCAAAATAAGtgacatgaagtcttgccatctttgctactaaacaataggacagagcagaactgcttcttaCATCTCTAAAgcactcatccttctcccaccagGTGGTTGTTGAATTTTAACTACCACATGCGCagcttacaactcaatgtttgGCCCACGGTACCACTCAAAGTCCTTTCCCAACTAGAGTCTCACTCACAGCCATTAAGTCGATGGCAGCGATTCCTAGTGAcctactgtgggtttccaagactagctaTTGATGGGAGTAGGAGACTcagtctttgtcccatggagctgctggtggtttcaaactgctgaccatttagACCAcaacctaacacataaccaccagggctccattccaCCTATAGTCCACACTAATAAACTTTAGAATCTCTACACTTGCCTACTCTAAATATTTCTTATAAGTAGAATCATAAAATGTTTATCTTTTTGCAGCCaacatttcattcagcataatgtatTAAAGCTTTATCCACATTGTTGAATATattaggacttcatttctctttagctGAGTAATATTTCATTATCTCCAAGTCTTGATTATGAGATTAATGTGGGTTTTCATCATCAGGGAAGACATTGCAAAGACAAGAGAACCATGTTGGATTTGATACAATCTATAATGGGAGGCAAAGGCAGGAGGAATGAAGAAGGCTAGTTCACAAGCCTCTTCTTCATGCTGCCTCTGCACTTAGACACCCCGCTCCAGGAGAGAAGTGCTACTTCAACCAACAGACACGGCCTTCCTGTGGTTGCATTTGATTTTCTCACGCTTTGCTGCAAAGGCCTTTGCTGACAGGCCTTTCTTAATTTAATCAAGTAAGCATGAATGGGTGGGATAAAGGTGTTTGACTGTTTTACTCTGAGGAAAAAAATAAGGGAATAACAAGGTTTTTTTctgagaaaaaataataaattgcaTTAAGTCATAAGGGATTCTATCAAGGGGCACACTTATGGTCCACTCACCTATTCCTATCCTTTTCCAGTCTCAtgcttttagacttcagtcactGGGATATGATTCAAATATTCTGACAAATTCAATACCAATTCCAGCAAGAAAAATTTAACCTCTATAATATACCCTGTTAGactccttttccttttctgtagAATATTAACAGTTTTAAACTCTCGGATTTTATTGtaaaagataagataaaatatgtAAAGAGTTTATTAAAGTGCCATGGTATGCACTGTGTAATTTTTCTAACTGCTATTTTTAATTACTCATAATTATGAGTGACAAATAATAGTCATCTAGAATATCTCAGTAATACTAATCACCTTTACATAAAATGTCATTTTTGGAATCAGTCCATTATAGAGATTTAGAATGAAGCATTCTGGAGATTTTTATTAACAAATTTATCACCATATACAAAACATAGCATTGTGTCCATTCTCCCCCACCCTGCTCACATCCAACCTCACTAATTTTTGCCTAAGGATGTTGACTTTGTTCTTCAATGTTTACTGGAACTATTCATACCCAGAAGCTAATCACAGCTTTGAGAGAGCAATAATCCCATCGATGTCTCCATAAAGAACAGTGGATGACATCACTCAATCTACCCTACAACTTCAGTAACTGATCCTCCTGCCTAGAGTAACTTTTATTTTAGTGTCGTATGTTCAAGCTGAAACAGCATTTTACCTTAGGACAGGTAGTACTTGCAAGACCTCCCAATAATACAGAACAGAAGGAGGCAAACCTGTCTTCTGAATGCTAAGctaaagggggtggggtgagggggcggAGTACGGTGGAAAGGCTACTACcaggacaaaatctcaccatgaaGGGACAAGTGCCAAGGAAATATTCTCTTGTaattcacaaaagggcaaatattgtataaCATCACTTGTGTACATAAAAAGAACACAAATAAAATGAGACTAAAATTTATTAGTGATTACCATGGTACATGTGATGGGAAATTGATCTTGGTTAAATGTAATGGCAGCCCAGGTGATTAATGTAATTGATATCAATAAGTTGTATACCTATAGAAGGTGGATTAACAAGGGGTGTCTCCTCTATTTTTTTATTGTAACAACAGCAAATCAGCTGACAAAGTTGTTTTTGTGTGACCAAACTCCTCATGGGATTTGACTTCTTGGTTTAAAGGTTTACAATTATGACGGCTTCTTGGGTCTCAGTTAATTGGTCTAATACCTTGTGTAAAGCTTGTATTCTGCTCTTGGTGTGTAAACAACTATCCAAGATCTCTGTAACCAGGAGCAACATAAGAAGAAGCGTTATaaacaggaaaaataaattaatgcatAGCTAATTGTCTACCAAAACAACTGATGAaattggggagtggggaggatatAAAACAGAATTCCAAAATGTCATTGaattcagactttctggagccatagaAGTGAAATAAACTTCCAAAACTACTACCTGAGATAAActctaaacaaacaaacgaaaagtCTTAAGTCTTCTTTAAGCCAAAGAACACATTAGCATATTTGGAAACAATATTTGCTTTGAATATTGTCCTATTTTGAAGGACTGTGTACATGGGACCAAGTTGATAATAGCAACTTGATCATTCAGATTGAACCCTGGGCcgtggggtgagttcagttcctggTTTGAAGGGTTACAAAGTCCATAGTCTAAACCTAGCATTTTTCGTGATTTGGGATTCTGTcccacattttccttccattctatcCAGGATTTCCGATTTTGACTCTTTTCAGAACAGTCAGCATTGGTGGGCAGGCATCATTGTCTGACTGATCTCAGTCTTGTGGAGATGGGGTCGTACAGTTTAGGAGCATTTGGGACTAACTACTTGATTTGCTTCATTCATCTTTACTTCAAATGGGACAGACAAACAGTTGCATCTTAGACGAATTCTcataaacttttaagaccccggtTGCTACTCATCAAAGTAAGATATAGAACATTTTCTTGGTGGGCTATGTTTTGCCAAAAAACCTTGACATCCCCTGAGACTTCTGTCTTGAGCCTCAAGACTCAGGGCCTCCTTTCTTCATTGTGTTTGGTTACAGCTAAGAAATCATCGTAATTTCCCCCAGTCTGCAGCACAGATAAATGGATTTGTGAAAATGTTCTCCCAGACCTATATACAGTCACCTTCCCAATCCAGTTCAGCATGACTGTCTATCCACTTATAGATACTGTCAGTCCACACTTCGCATTTCAATTCTCCACGTGGCTGTAGAGCTATCTGAGAAAGCCACCGGCACATCATCTATACTCAGTGGCCCTCCTCCTTTAGGCTCCTCCCGCCCCTCACTTCTTTCCCAGAAACTTTTTCACAGCCCCCTTCACATCTTTGTTCCTCAGAGTATAAATGAGGGGGTTGATGCTGGGTGTGACAATGGTGTAAAAGAGGGTGAGAAACTTGCCCTGATCTTGAGAGTAGCTGTTGGCTGGCTGCAAGTACATGTAGATGATGGTGCCATAGAAGAGTGAAACCACTGTCAGGTGAGAAGAACAGGTGTTGAAAGCCTTTTTGCGCCCTGCTGCTGACTTGATCCTTAGCACAGCTGCAGCAATCATGCCGTAGGAAATGAGGATCAGTGAGAGGGGGAGCAGCAGGAGAGCAACACCCAGAGCGAAGGCAAAAGCTTCCACCAACATGGTGTCTTCACAGGCCATGGCAATCAAAGCAGGCATCTCACACAGAAAATGGTCCACCCGACGGCGCCCACACCTGGAGAGTTGCATTGTCTGGGGGCACATGACAAAGGAATTTAGAAAACCACAGAGCCAGGCCACAGTCACCAGCTGCAGGCAGAGGCGTGGGTGCATGACTACTGTGTAATGCAGGGGCCGGCAGACAGCCACATAACGGTCATATGACATAACAGCCAGGAGGACACACTCAGTTGAGCCCAAAATCATGTAGATGTAGAGCTGGGCCACACAACCATGGTAGGTGATGGTCTTCTCTGGACCCCAAAGGTTCCACAACAGCTGTGGGACAATGCTGGTCGTGAAGCAGAGGTCCAAGAAAGAGAGATTTCCAAGAAaaaagtacatgggtgtgtggagcCTGGCATCCACGATTGACAAGAGGATAATGGCAGTGTTACCGACCAGTGTCAGAATGTAGAAGACCAAAATCAAAGCAAACAGAATTATCTCCAGGCCGGGACGATCAGAGAAACCCACCAGGATGAATGCCTGCAGGTAGCTCTCATTTATCCTTCCCATAATCTTCAACAGCTGTTatggaaacaagcaaacaaacatgcAGATGAAGGCACATGAAGACGCTATCTAGTACTTTTTAATGTCCATTTTCAAGTTCTAAAGATTAGAAAAGTTCTTTGCAACTGCATTACTTTCTTTATAAAACACTTATTTAATGTCTATTATAGTCAGGACAGTATGTAATAAAATAGAGGATAAATTATCTTGGTGGCGAATAATGTATCTAAATAACAAGGAACATAGGAAGTAAGAGCTTTTAATGAGACGCTTAGTTAAAAAGACTGGAGGTTTTGCAAATAGTTTCTAGTTGATCATGAAAATCCTCGGAGAAAAATTTGGACTGGGGAAGATTTCTGGAAATGAGAGTTGGTTTGGGGCCATATTTCAGAGAATTTGTTACATGGCATCTTAAGCAAACATGCTTCAAGAAAAGGAAGTAGTATATTGAaaggcaaaacacttgctttTACATCAATTGCAACTGACAACAAGCCCATGTGTGTTATATCAGAATTGGGCTCCAAGGCGTTTTATGGATGCTATTTCTCATGTAGATCTGTAGCCCTTTCTTCTGGTGATTCTGTGTGCCCTCCAGGCTCCaggcttccagttagcagccaaacatgtttACCATTCGTACCCCTCTGTGGCAAAGCATGCATATCAAGTCAATGTGTGACATTTGAGAAAAATGTCAATGTACATGTCAGCCCCTGTCTTGGTCCTATATAATACCATTAAAATGAAACACATTATTTGTCTCTACAGGGGATTTAGATGATACATTCGATTCTAACCCTTTAAGAGAAAGATATGCAAATGTAAGGACTGCAgtcccatttatctctccatatcTTGGATGTTTCTTTGTGCAAGATAGCAAGGTAGTTAGATTTTCTCTCCATTTCCATCCATGTCTCACATACCTGTATGGATGGTGGTTCTGAAAAATGTCTTGAGATTTTCAGTTATTCAAATTTCCACAGTTGTAGAGTCTAAACTAAGGTATAGGGTGGGGAAGGGACTCTGTCTCATGATGGCAATGTCTAGCAGCCTGTGTACCAATTGTGGTCAGAGGAAATAACATCTGGATAGCATGAAAGAACAAATATATTGAAACAAGAGTACAGAGTAGCTTGAAATCTATGTGGTTCGACAGATCTGCTGTTCACCATCTGCTATTCCTGAGGGTGGAGAAGTTATGAAGTCGATCCAGTCATTGCTGCAGGTAACTTTCCATTATTTGCTTTGCACACAGACCGCTCCATCAAGCCTCTTGAAACAGCACATGGGCAGAGAACAATAAAAAGAagctgattatatatatatgtatttatatttatatttatatttatatataaatttaggAGACCGCCTGGACACTCATGGTGAAATTTTCCAATACATATTTTTGCTAGTGGTGATTTTACAAAGGTCTTTATTGCTATACCTGTAGCTCTATCACAAACTTTCATCCAAGTTCAAGATAATTCATACAGACACCCACCCCCATGAGGACAATAAGAAACTACCAAAAATTGCTCAACAACATTTATTACTTAGAACTGGACTCCCTAGACAGATTGAAAATATATTATGTAGTTATCTATTCAAAACTGATATTTTTCCAATgcattatttttcatttcatgGTGACTCAATATTCAACATTATGTTGCAAACCAAATGTCTCTCTTCTGTTTCACCTAGTATACATTTCAGTGTAAATTAACTAACTTTCTACATATTGGATCTACTATTTCTAGTTTTAACTATAAAAAGTCAAGGCATAACTATTGAAAATGTTGAAACACCTGAAGTAATTTAGTTAGTGGATGATACTACAAAtaggtactatttttaaaaagcattgatgTGAATAAATTAAATTGGGTTGGTTCATTACATGTGATTATTTTATAAAAGGCTGTGCCCAGGCAGGTGTGCGTACCCACAGAGGAGAACACTCCAGATTATTCTCTGTGCTCACTGACAGGATTTATCAGCGAGCACAGCTATTTTTTAATTCAGTTGCACAGTACATCCTAAACATCCATTATTCTGTTTACATTTACAACTGTGGATATTCCATAGATCTTTTACACCTCTGATTTCAGGTCACTCTCGTAGCAGCCTTTCAACTAAAAGTAAGCTACCTGAGACATGAGCAATCTCACTGACCATGAAATCAAAAGCCTAACCAAGGATCCTACAACACTTCAATATcacagaaatccacagaaacattaCTCCCCATGAACTAATAGCATACAGAATAAAGATAGACAGGATTGGATGGGGGGTGCAAGTGCTTAAGCTTTGTCTCCTGCCTGAAAGGTTAGAAGTTAAAGTTCATTGGAGGAAAACCTGGGATGCAGAGGAAACATTTGCTCAAGTTCATTCAGAGGTGCCTCATAGAAAATGTCTGATAATATCCTTGTAAATTTCAACCATCTAAAGCCCTAAGGAGGCTGCTTTTGCACGCATAGAAGTCAAAGTTGACGCAGCAGTAATTGGACTAAAGATGGATAAATAAGACACATATTATAGCAAAGTTCAGGACCAAATACTCACCCTGTTATTCCCACAAAGTAGATTACTTAACGTCCTTCAGTCCTCACTTCTTTCACTTGGCATGTCCCTCCTAGTCCTATATTACTCCTGCACTTGATATCCTGACCAAGATTGTGGTTGCTTAAAGCTGA is from Tenrec ecaudatus isolate mTenEca1 chromosome 2, mTenEca1.hap1, whole genome shotgun sequence and encodes:
- the LOC142441276 gene encoding putative olfactory receptor 2W6 isoform X2, which gives rise to MWMINESYLQAFILVGFSDRPGLEIILFALILVFYILTLVGNTAIILLSIVDARLHTPMYFFLGNLSFLDLCFTTSIVPQLLWNLWGPEKTITYHGCVAQLYIYMILGSTECVLLAVMSYDRYVAVCRPLHYTVVMHPRLCLQLVTVAWLCGFLNSFVMCPQTMQLSRCGRRRVDHFLCEMPALIAMACEDTMLVEAFAFALGVALLLLPLSLILISYGMIAAAVLRIKSAAGRKKAFNTCSSHLTVVSLFYGTIIYMYLQPANSYSQDQGKFLTLFYTIVTPSINPLIYTLRNKDVKGAVKKFLGKK
- the LOC142441276 gene encoding putative olfactory receptor 2W6 isoform X1, yielding MGRINESYLQAFILVGFSDRPGLEIILFALILVFYILTLVGNTAIILLSIVDARLHTPMYFFLGNLSFLDLCFTTSIVPQLLWNLWGPEKTITYHGCVAQLYIYMILGSTECVLLAVMSYDRYVAVCRPLHYTVVMHPRLCLQLVTVAWLCGFLNSFVMCPQTMQLSRCGRRRVDHFLCEMPALIAMACEDTMLVEAFAFALGVALLLLPLSLILISYGMIAAAVLRIKSAAGRKKAFNTCSSHLTVVSLFYGTIIYMYLQPANSYSQDQGKFLTLFYTIVTPSINPLIYTLRNKDVKGAVKKFLGKK